Proteins encoded within one genomic window of Spirulina major PCC 6313:
- the cobS gene encoding adenosylcobinamide-GDP ribazoletransferase: MFKKFFWSFSSALVFYTRLPLPPHWPLRFERIARWAPLIGIVLGWGLGAIDWGLMQGGLSSLLRAIALALLWVWWTGGLHLDGAMDTADGLAVLDPERRLAVMRDSAAGAFGVMAAIAILALKTAALVEFANPGFAIAAVAGWGRWGQGVAIAAYPYLRPTGKGAIHKTHQKLPQDVLLGLVCLLSLAALHISLHREKYIIILLGHGFLAVLTVGIGSWLARQFQGHTGDTYGAVVEWTEALGLVGLTMLWT, encoded by the coding sequence ATGTTCAAAAAATTTTTCTGGTCGTTCAGTAGTGCTCTTGTTTTTTATACACGCCTCCCCTTGCCCCCCCATTGGCCCCTCCGGTTTGAGCGGATTGCTCGCTGGGCTCCGCTGATTGGAATCGTTTTGGGCTGGGGATTAGGGGCGATTGATTGGGGGCTGATGCAGGGGGGATTGTCGTCGCTGTTGCGGGCGATCGCGCTCGCCCTCCTTTGGGTGTGGTGGACGGGGGGACTGCACCTCGATGGGGCGATGGATACGGCGGATGGCTTGGCGGTGCTCGACCCGGAGCGGCGCTTGGCAGTGATGCGCGACAGTGCGGCGGGGGCCTTTGGGGTGATGGCGGCGATCGCCATTCTCGCCCTCAAGACGGCCGCTTTGGTTGAGTTTGCTAACCCTGGTTTTGCGATCGCAGCGGTGGCGGGCTGGGGGCGTTGGGGCCAAGGGGTGGCGATCGCGGCCTATCCCTATCTGCGCCCCACGGGGAAAGGTGCAATCCATAAAACTCACCAAAAATTGCCCCAAGATGTGCTCCTGGGCCTGGTGTGTCTCCTGAGTCTCGCGGCATTGCATATATCTCTGCACAGAGAAAAATACATCATCATTCTCCTCGGCCATGGCTTCCTCGCCGTGCTCACCGTGGGCATTGGCTCCTGGTTGGCGCGGCAGTTTCAGGGCCATACCGGCGATACCTATGGCGCGGTGGTGGAATGGACTGAGGCCTTGGGGTTGGTGGGGTTAACGATGCTGTGGACGTGA
- the clpB gene encoding ATP-dependent chaperone ClpB, whose amino-acid sequence MQPTNPNQFTEKAWAAIVKTPEIVKQSYQQQLESEHLFKALLDDNSLAISIFTKAGVSLQHLNDRTSTFIKNQPKLNQVSDSVYLGRSLDTLLDRAEQYRKNLGDDYISVEHLVLGYAKDDRFGRQLLQEFGLNEAKLTDIIKRIRGNQTVTDQNPEGKYESLEKYGRELTELARAGKLDPVIGRDDEIRRTIQILSRRTKNNPVLIGEPGVGKTAIAEGLAQRIVNRDVPDSLKDRQVVALDMGALIAGAKYRGEFEERLKAVLKEVTESNGQIVLFIDEIHTVVGAGATQGAMDAGNLLKPMLARGELRCIGATTLDEYRQYIEKDAALERRFQEVMVNEPSEVDTISILRGLKERYEVHHGVKIADNALVAAATLSNRYISDRFLPDKAIDLVDEAAAKLKMEITSKPEELDEVDRKILQLEMEKLSLRREDDLLSQERLQNLDQELANLKEDQSRLNAQWTSEKEVIDKLQTIKESIDQVNVELQQAERDYDLGRASELRHGTLISLQRDAQAIEQRLTEIQTTGKSLLREEVLESDIAEIISKWTGIPISKLVESEKEKLLHLEDELHEKVIGQDEAVTAVAGAIQRSRAGLADPHRPIASFIFLGPTGVGKTELAKALAHNLFDTTDAMVRIDMSEYMEKHSVSRLMGAPPGYVGYEQGGQLTEAIRRRPYSVILFDEIEKAHADVFNVMLQILDDGRLTDSQGRTVDFRNTIIIMTSNIGSQFILDFAFDESDDQYESMRSRVMDAMRSSFRPEFLNRIDEIIIFRNLMKSQLRKIVTLQIERLNQRLGEQKLALNLSEAALDYLADKGYDPVYGARPLKRAVQRYLETAIAKEILRGQYNLGDTIHVDAEGDRLIFKQSAAV is encoded by the coding sequence ATGCAACCCACCAATCCTAATCAATTTACCGAAAAAGCATGGGCTGCGATTGTAAAAACGCCGGAAATTGTGAAGCAAAGTTATCAGCAGCAATTGGAAAGTGAGCACCTTTTCAAGGCTTTGCTGGATGATAATAGTCTCGCGATTAGCATATTTACAAAAGCAGGGGTGAGTTTACAACACCTCAACGATCGCACCTCGACATTTATCAAGAATCAGCCCAAACTGAACCAAGTCAGTGATTCGGTTTATCTTGGCCGGAGTTTAGATACATTACTCGATCGCGCAGAACAGTATCGTAAAAATCTTGGAGATGACTACATTTCCGTCGAGCATTTAGTTTTAGGCTATGCCAAAGATGATCGCTTTGGGCGGCAGTTGCTCCAAGAGTTTGGGCTGAATGAAGCAAAACTGACCGATATTATTAAACGTATTCGAGGCAATCAAACTGTGACTGATCAAAACCCTGAAGGTAAGTATGAATCGTTGGAAAAATATGGTCGGGAACTGACGGAATTAGCACGGGCGGGAAAGCTCGATCCGGTGATTGGTCGGGATGATGAAATTCGCCGCACGATTCAAATTTTGTCTCGGCGGACGAAGAATAATCCGGTGTTAATTGGTGAGCCAGGGGTAGGAAAAACCGCGATCGCCGAAGGTCTCGCCCAGCGGATTGTGAACCGGGATGTACCGGATTCCCTCAAAGATCGGCAGGTCGTGGCCCTAGATATGGGGGCATTAATTGCCGGGGCGAAATATCGGGGGGAATTTGAAGAACGCTTAAAAGCAGTTTTAAAAGAAGTGACCGAATCCAACGGTCAAATTGTCCTGTTTATTGATGAAATTCATACGGTGGTGGGGGCGGGTGCAACCCAGGGGGCGATGGATGCGGGAAACCTTTTGAAACCAATGTTGGCGCGGGGTGAATTGCGCTGTATTGGGGCGACGACGCTGGATGAATATCGGCAATATATTGAGAAAGATGCGGCCCTTGAACGGCGGTTTCAAGAGGTGATGGTGAATGAGCCGAGTGAAGTGGATACGATTTCGATTTTGCGGGGCTTAAAAGAGCGTTATGAGGTGCATCATGGGGTAAAAATTGCTGATAATGCCCTAGTGGCAGCGGCAACGTTATCAAACCGCTATATTAGCGATCGCTTCTTGCCAGATAAAGCCATTGATCTTGTCGATGAAGCGGCGGCAAAGCTCAAAATGGAAATTACCTCGAAGCCTGAGGAATTGGATGAAGTTGATCGAAAAATTCTGCAACTGGAGATGGAAAAACTCTCGCTACGGCGCGAAGATGATCTACTTTCTCAAGAACGACTCCAAAATCTTGATCAAGAACTTGCCAATCTCAAAGAAGATCAATCCCGACTGAATGCTCAATGGACTTCGGAGAAAGAAGTTATTGATAAGTTACAAACGATCAAAGAAAGCATTGATCAAGTTAATGTTGAACTTCAACAAGCTGAACGTGATTATGATCTCGGACGTGCCTCAGAATTACGGCATGGAACCCTGATTAGCTTACAACGAGATGCACAGGCTATTGAGCAGCGTTTAACCGAAATTCAAACCACTGGGAAATCTTTGTTACGAGAAGAGGTTTTAGAGTCTGACATTGCCGAAATTATTTCTAAATGGACGGGAATTCCGATCAGTAAATTGGTGGAATCGGAGAAAGAAAAGCTCCTCCATCTTGAAGATGAACTTCATGAAAAGGTGATTGGCCAGGATGAAGCGGTGACGGCGGTGGCGGGTGCGATTCAGCGATCGCGGGCTGGCCTGGCTGATCCCCATCGACCGATCGCCAGCTTCATTTTTCTCGGGCCTACGGGGGTGGGAAAAACCGAATTAGCCAAAGCATTGGCTCACAATTTATTTGATACGACCGATGCGATGGTGCGGATTGATATGTCGGAATATATGGAGAAACATAGTGTTTCGCGGTTGATGGGTGCGCCTCCGGGCTATGTGGGCTATGAACAGGGGGGACAGCTAACCGAAGCGATTCGCCGCCGTCCCTATTCGGTCATTCTGTTTGATGAAATTGAGAAGGCCCACGCGGATGTGTTTAATGTGATGTTGCAGATCTTAGATGATGGGCGGCTGACGGATTCCCAGGGGCGAACGGTGGATTTTCGCAATACAATTATCATCATGACGAGTAATATTGGGTCGCAATTTATTCTGGATTTTGCCTTTGATGAATCCGATGATCAGTATGAATCAATGCGCAGTCGGGTGATGGATGCGATGCGGTCAAGTTTTCGCCCGGAATTTCTCAACCGGATTGATGAAATCATTATTTTCCGGAACTTGATGAAGTCCCAACTACGCAAAATTGTGACGCTGCAAATTGAGCGACTCAATCAACGGTTGGGTGAGCAAAAATTAGCTCTCAATTTGTCCGAAGCGGCACTGGATTATCTGGCAGATAAGGGCTATGACCCGGTCTATGGGGCGCGACCGTTGAAGCGGGCGGTGCAGCGGTATTTAGAAACAGCGATCGCTAAAGAAATCCTCCGGGGTCAATATAATCTCGGTGACACAATTCATGTGGATGCCGAGGGCGATCGCCTCATCTTTAAACAGTCCGCAGCGGTTTAA
- a CDS encoding DUF2834 domain-containing protein: MLRFRLGFGLLWVAFLGYATVLAPPDQPETLDLIVNMSTGAWDGINPAILALFNLMGIWPFLYLMFMYSDGRGQRLPAALFAVVSFATGAFAILPYLALRRPNPGFAGPVGWWLRLHDSRWLGVGLLAGSVALVAWGITAGDWGNFVTQWQTSRFIHVMSLDFLMLSGLITALLGDDMARRGLEHRAIFWAVALVPLFGPLLYVCLRPALQDQPTMAPETAIA; this comes from the coding sequence ATGCTGCGATTTCGCTTAGGATTTGGCTTGCTGTGGGTGGCGTTTTTGGGCTATGCGACGGTGCTCGCACCCCCAGATCAGCCGGAGACTTTGGATTTAATTGTGAACATGAGCACCGGTGCATGGGACGGCATTAACCCGGCGATCCTCGCGCTGTTTAACTTGATGGGGATTTGGCCGTTCCTGTACTTGATGTTTATGTATAGCGATGGGCGGGGGCAACGGCTACCGGCGGCGCTGTTTGCGGTGGTGAGCTTCGCGACGGGAGCGTTTGCGATTTTGCCCTATTTGGCGCTGCGTCGGCCGAATCCGGGATTTGCGGGGCCGGTGGGCTGGTGGTTACGGCTTCATGATTCGCGCTGGCTGGGGGTGGGTCTCCTGGCGGGATCAGTGGCTCTCGTCGCCTGGGGCATCACCGCTGGGGATTGGGGAAATTTTGTCACCCAATGGCAAACTTCCCGCTTTATCCATGTGATGAGTTTGGATTTTCTGATGCTGTCGGGCTTGATTACGGCGTTGCTAGGGGATGATATGGCGCGGCGGGGTCTGGAGCATCGGGCGATCTTTTGGGCGGTGGCGTTGGTTCCTCTGTTTGGCCCGCTGTTGTATGTTTGTTTGCGGCCCGCGTTGCAGGATCAACCGACGATGGCACCGGAGACGGCGATCGCGTAA
- a CDS encoding glycosyltransferase family 4 protein, whose product MTLNPQLTRVAWLLNSAFFYWHPSLYELSRQFPQLKIFTAWWRGYAYGYEDKLSVEVVGDRKIVALQKSTESYGSNYTALSPSIVNYLFAYKPHVIFSNSFGIWTILALLFKPLGRWRLVIAYEGSSPGVDYLHSPVRLTVRRQMVRLADACITNSQAGRRYLLDTLNADPAKVFNQPYEVPNAQALAASTTEHPLDWSTLTRPVFLFVGSVDPRKGLNFLLDACGQLKARQITGFRLLVVGDGPQRAALMARCDAEGLSELVQWVGKVTYDEVGAFFRRADVFVLPTLEDTWGVVVSEAMVLGKPVLCSRQAGAVELIEDGVTGYGFDPRNPTQLAQLMEQLIKNPMARQQIGQQAQDYMAQYDPAAAGEFLARVTRYALGDRTLSPS is encoded by the coding sequence ATGACCCTGAACCCCCAATTAACCCGCGTTGCCTGGCTGCTCAATTCTGCCTTTTTCTACTGGCATCCGTCCCTTTACGAATTAAGCCGCCAGTTTCCTCAACTGAAGATTTTTACGGCGTGGTGGCGGGGATATGCCTATGGCTATGAGGATAAATTAAGCGTGGAAGTGGTGGGCGATCGCAAAATTGTCGCCCTGCAAAAATCCACCGAAAGCTACGGCTCCAACTACACCGCCCTCTCCCCCAGCATCGTTAACTACCTTTTCGCCTACAAACCCCACGTCATTTTCTCAAACTCCTTCGGGATTTGGACCATTCTCGCGCTTCTCTTTAAACCCCTTGGCCGTTGGCGTTTAGTCATTGCCTACGAAGGCAGTTCCCCCGGCGTAGACTATCTCCATTCCCCCGTGCGCCTCACCGTCCGGCGGCAAATGGTGCGCCTCGCCGATGCCTGCATCACCAACAGTCAAGCCGGCCGCCGCTACCTCCTCGACACCCTCAACGCCGACCCCGCCAAAGTCTTCAACCAACCCTACGAAGTCCCCAACGCCCAAGCCCTCGCCGCCAGCACCACCGAGCACCCCCTGGATTGGTCAACCCTCACCCGCCCCGTTTTCCTCTTTGTTGGTAGCGTTGACCCCCGCAAAGGCTTAAACTTTCTCCTCGATGCCTGTGGTCAACTGAAAGCCAGACAGATCACCGGGTTTCGGCTGTTAGTGGTGGGGGATGGGCCGCAACGGGCGGCATTGATGGCCCGCTGTGATGCCGAAGGATTAAGCGAGTTGGTGCAATGGGTGGGGAAAGTGACCTACGACGAAGTGGGGGCCTTTTTCCGGCGGGCGGATGTGTTTGTGTTACCCACCCTCGAAGATACCTGGGGGGTGGTGGTGTCGGAGGCGATGGTGTTGGGTAAGCCGGTGCTCTGTTCTCGGCAGGCGGGGGCGGTGGAATTGATTGAAGATGGTGTGACCGGCTATGGGTTTGATCCGCGCAATCCGACCCAGTTGGCGCAGTTGATGGAGCAATTGATCAAAAATCCGATGGCCCGGCAGCAGATCGGGCAACAGGCGCAGGACTATATGGCACAGTATGACCCAGCGGCAGCGGGGGAGTTTCTGGCTCGTGTGACACGCTATGCGTTGGGCGATCGCACCCTATCCCCATCGTAA
- the cbiB gene encoding adenosylcobinamide-phosphate synthase CbiB, translated as MVDPLLTDFLILCAAAGLDYAIGDPWAWPHPVQGMGWVIGRSQSLILRLAPGWPRQLGGVVLGLGLISGCGGLGWAIPEWGARLHPVFGAIAQVILLASCFAARGLRWAALDVLEPLASGDLDQARHQLSRYVGRDTDQLDAGEMRRAVLETIAENTTDGVTAPLFYAIAGLWLGIGPLPLAIAYKAASTLDSMIGYRRDPFHDLGWFSAQLEDRLTWLPCRLTVLLIALLSRHPRHVLTLCRRDAPQDPSPNSGWSECAYAAALGVQLGGLNTYRGELRPKPLLGDPIHPITSDVIDQALAWMRSLFLWELGIGGVGAFLILRL; from the coding sequence ATGGTTGATCCCCTCTTGACTGATTTTCTGATCCTCTGTGCGGCGGCGGGGTTGGACTATGCCATTGGTGATCCCTGGGCTTGGCCTCACCCGGTGCAGGGGATGGGCTGGGTGATTGGGCGATCGCAGTCCCTCATCCTCCGTTTAGCACCCGGTTGGCCGCGTCAATTGGGGGGCGTGGTGTTGGGGTTGGGATTAATCAGTGGGTGTGGCGGGTTGGGCTGGGCAATTCCAGAATGGGGGGCGCGACTGCATCCGGTGTTCGGGGCGATCGCTCAGGTAATTCTCCTCGCCAGTTGTTTCGCCGCACGGGGTTTACGCTGGGCGGCGTTGGACGTGCTCGAACCCCTCGCATCCGGCGATCTCGACCAAGCCCGCCACCAACTGAGCCGCTACGTGGGCCGCGACACCGATCAACTGGATGCCGGGGAAATGCGCCGCGCTGTTTTAGAAACCATTGCCGAAAACACCACCGACGGCGTGACCGCGCCGCTCTTTTATGCGATCGCGGGTCTTTGGTTGGGGATTGGGCCGCTGCCTTTGGCGATCGCCTACAAAGCCGCCAGCACCCTCGACTCAATGATCGGCTATCGTCGCGACCCTTTCCATGATCTCGGCTGGTTCAGTGCCCAACTCGAAGACCGCTTAACCTGGCTCCCCTGTCGCCTCACCGTCCTCCTGATCGCCCTCCTGTCCCGCCACCCCCGCCACGTCCTCACCCTCTGCCGTCGTGATGCTCCCCAAGACCCCAGCCCGAATTCCGGTTGGAGCGAATGCGCCTATGCCGCAGCCTTGGGGGTGCAGTTGGGGGGCTTAAATACCTATCGGGGCGAACTCCGTCCAAAACCGTTACTCGGCGACCCGATTCACCCGATTACCTCTGATGTTATTGATCAGGCGTTGGCCTGGATGCGATCGCTCTTTCTCTGGGAGCTAGGGATCGGGGGGGTGGGGGCTTTTCTGATTCTCAGGTTGTAA
- a CDS encoding glycosyltransferase — protein MHILSVHNYYQVRGGEDVSSEAEENMLREMNHTVGVYKKHNDEIKNLSGFKISQKTIWSRQSYREIQQYITTHHPDLIHVQNFFPIISPSIYYAAQSLKIPIVQTLRNYRLLCPNGLFFRAGRVCEDCLHKPIPYPGIIHACYRESRLATTVTASMLVAHRALKTWSKQVSIYITLTEFARQKFIEGGFPPDKIVTKPNFVHPDPGVGSGAGGYALFVGRLSVEKGLDTLLTAWQQLQTPIPLKIVGDGPLAEQVKAIAATNPAVEWLGRKAMPEVHHLMGEARFLVFPSQWYETFGRVAVEAFAKGTPVIAAKIGAIAELVTHNHTGFHFQPGDPQDLARVVQSVLQQPDKLAAMRHTVRHEYETKYTAPQNYARLMDIYHQVLAAAPAIR, from the coding sequence ATGCATATCCTTTCGGTTCACAACTACTACCAAGTACGCGGAGGAGAAGATGTTTCCAGTGAAGCCGAAGAAAATATGCTGCGAGAAATGAATCATACCGTCGGGGTCTATAAAAAACACAACGATGAGATCAAAAACTTGAGTGGTTTCAAAATTTCGCAAAAAACAATTTGGTCGCGCCAAAGTTATCGCGAAATTCAACAATACATCACCACCCATCACCCCGACTTAATCCACGTTCAAAACTTTTTTCCCATCATTTCCCCCTCCATTTACTACGCGGCTCAATCGTTAAAAATTCCCATCGTTCAAACCCTGCGAAACTACCGCCTGCTCTGCCCCAATGGCCTCTTTTTTCGTGCAGGTCGTGTCTGTGAAGATTGTCTCCACAAACCGATCCCCTATCCCGGTATTATCCATGCCTGCTATCGTGAAAGTCGCCTTGCCACCACCGTTACCGCGAGTATGTTGGTGGCCCATCGCGCCCTGAAAACATGGTCAAAACAAGTTTCCATCTACATCACCCTCACCGAATTTGCTCGGCAAAAGTTTATCGAAGGGGGATTTCCCCCGGACAAAATTGTCACGAAGCCGAATTTTGTCCATCCTGATCCGGGGGTGGGCAGTGGTGCTGGGGGGTACGCCCTTTTTGTGGGGCGGCTTTCGGTGGAAAAGGGGCTGGATACGTTGCTGACGGCTTGGCAACAGTTGCAAACTCCGATCCCGTTGAAAATTGTTGGGGATGGCCCGCTGGCGGAGCAGGTGAAAGCGATCGCTGCCACCAACCCCGCCGTGGAATGGTTAGGGCGTAAAGCCATGCCAGAAGTCCATCACCTGATGGGAGAAGCCCGGTTTTTAGTTTTTCCGTCCCAGTGGTACGAAACCTTTGGGCGCGTTGCCGTTGAAGCCTTTGCCAAAGGAACCCCCGTGATTGCGGCTAAGATTGGCGCGATCGCGGAACTCGTCACCCACAATCACACCGGCTTCCACTTTCAACCCGGTGATCCCCAAGACCTCGCCCGCGTCGTTCAATCCGTCCTCCAACAGCCGGACAAACTCGCCGCCATGCGCCACACCGTGCGCCACGAATACGAAACCAAATACACCGCCCCCCAAAACTATGCCCGCCTCATGGACATCTACCACCAAGTCCTCGCCGCTGCCCCCGCCATTCGTTAA
- the psbA gene encoding photosystem II q(b) protein translates to MTTTIQAQQSGSIWERFCQWVTSTNNRLYVGWFGVLMIPTLLTATTCFIIAFIAAPPVDIDGIREPVAGSLLYGNNIISGAVVPSSNAIGLHFYPIWEAASLDEWLYNGGPYQLVIFHFLIGIFCYMGRQWELSYRLGMRPWICVAYSAPVSAASAVFLIYPMGQGSFSDGMPLGISGTFNFMLVFQAEHNILMHPFHMLGVAGVFGGALFSAMHGSLVTSSLVRETTEIESQNYGYKFGQEEETYNIVAAHGYFGRLIFQYASFNNSRALHFFLGAWPVIGIWFTALGVSTMAFNLNGFNFNQSVLDSQGRVINTWADILNRANLGFEVMHERNAHNFPLDLASAESAPVALTAPAING, encoded by the coding sequence ATGACCACAACCATTCAGGCACAACAAAGCGGCTCCATCTGGGAACGCTTTTGCCAATGGGTCACCAGCACCAACAACCGCCTCTACGTGGGCTGGTTTGGTGTCTTGATGATCCCCACCCTCTTGACCGCCACCACCTGCTTCATCATCGCTTTCATCGCTGCTCCCCCCGTGGACATTGACGGCATCCGTGAACCCGTGGCCGGTTCTCTCCTCTACGGCAACAACATCATCTCCGGTGCTGTTGTGCCTTCCTCAAACGCCATCGGCTTGCACTTCTACCCGATCTGGGAAGCTGCTTCCCTCGATGAGTGGCTGTACAACGGTGGTCCCTACCAGCTCGTCATTTTCCACTTCCTGATCGGCATCTTCTGCTACATGGGTCGTCAGTGGGAATTGAGCTACCGCCTCGGCATGCGTCCTTGGATTTGTGTTGCATACTCTGCACCCGTCTCCGCCGCATCCGCAGTGTTCCTCATCTACCCCATGGGTCAAGGGTCCTTCTCCGACGGTATGCCTTTGGGTATCTCCGGAACCTTTAACTTCATGCTCGTGTTCCAAGCCGAACACAACATCCTGATGCACCCCTTCCACATGCTCGGTGTGGCTGGTGTCTTCGGTGGTGCTTTGTTCTCCGCCATGCACGGTTCCCTCGTCACCTCTTCCTTGGTGCGGGAAACCACCGAAATCGAAAGCCAAAACTACGGCTACAAATTCGGACAAGAAGAAGAAACCTACAACATCGTTGCAGCCCACGGCTACTTCGGTCGTCTCATCTTCCAATACGCTTCCTTCAACAACTCCCGCGCTCTGCACTTCTTCTTAGGTGCATGGCCCGTGATTGGGATTTGGTTCACCGCCTTGGGTGTGTCCACGATGGCATTCAACCTGAACGGGTTCAACTTCAACCAATCGGTGCTCGATTCTCAAGGTCGCGTCATCAATACCTGGGCGGACATCCTGAACCGCGCTAACCTCGGTTTTGAAGTGATGCACGAACGCAATGCCCACAACTTCCCCTTAGATTTGGCTTCTGCTGAGTCTGCGCCTGTGGCTTTGACCGCTCCTGCGATTAACGGTTAA
- a CDS encoding Uma2 family endonuclease has translation MRSPLRLWTVADYLEAEAASNIRHEYVSGYVFAMAGASEAHNLIACNFVAQLRPHLRGSTCRVFVSDMKVKIQDDIFYYPDLLVTCNPQDNQPYFKTQPTLIIEVLSKTTETTDRREKLMHYQTLESLQEYVLVSQNCIEVEVYRRQASGFWTVEVLKADHNLHLVSVDLKLTMAEIYEDVRW, from the coding sequence ATGCGATCGCCCCTTCGGTTATGGACAGTGGCAGACTACCTGGAAGCTGAAGCCGCCAGCAACATCCGCCATGAGTATGTGAGTGGCTATGTATTCGCCATGGCCGGAGCAAGCGAAGCCCACAACCTGATCGCGTGCAATTTTGTCGCCCAACTCCGGCCCCATTTGCGTGGCAGCACTTGTCGCGTTTTCGTATCTGATATGAAGGTAAAAATCCAGGATGATATTTTTTACTACCCAGATCTCCTCGTCACCTGCAACCCCCAGGATAATCAGCCCTATTTCAAAACTCAACCGACGTTAATCATTGAAGTTCTCTCAAAAACGACTGAGACGACGGATCGGCGTGAAAAGCTGATGCACTATCAAACCCTAGAGAGTTTACAGGAATATGTATTAGTATCCCAGAACTGTATTGAAGTGGAAGTCTATCGTCGCCAAGCTTCGGGCTTTTGGACAGTGGAAGTGCTGAAGGCAGATCACAATTTACATTTAGTGTCTGTAGATTTGAAGCTGACAATGGCAGAGATTTATGAGGATGTTCGGTGGTAG
- a CDS encoding acyltransferase family protein — protein sequence MTSSVPQAWQTGDRHFSIDLLRAISISAVVYYHALFAPINAYGAVAISELILIAPLRFCVPMFLTLSFILFEHRLHSVPHRSPLEHLKFRIWRLLKPVGFWFAIAILLEAIATDNTRRDIAQETLTGTIFIGSDYLLILLQLTLLYPLLRSLFRHPLTLPSLALLQGLVFIGVHGLLWTQTHPASAQALTILTTLQRPLILYWLLYLGLGHFCYTHWDQLLTWSRRLTPQIKIAGLLGYAIAASLEFYLLTQPGFANLYPFEYALITASLSPLLLLLCCLNLTPHSLPPWAVTLIRQLSRYSLGIYCINGIGNKFFSVLARPLFAELSLNLWQVSLIRFGGWLILLSLSYWLAIGLAHWGCKPVVQ from the coding sequence ATGACCTCTTCTGTACCCCAAGCATGGCAAACTGGCGATCGCCACTTCAGCATTGACCTGCTCCGTGCGATCAGCATCAGCGCGGTTGTTTACTACCATGCCCTCTTTGCCCCGATCAACGCCTACGGAGCCGTCGCCATCTCGGAATTGATTCTGATCGCGCCCCTCCGCTTTTGTGTGCCGATGTTCCTCACCCTCTCGTTTATCCTCTTTGAACATCGCCTGCACTCCGTGCCCCACCGTTCCCCCCTGGAGCACCTTAAGTTCCGGATCTGGCGGCTGTTGAAGCCTGTGGGGTTTTGGTTTGCGATCGCGATCCTCCTCGAAGCGATCGCCACCGACAACACCCGCCGCGACATTGCCCAAGAAACCCTCACCGGCACGATCTTCATCGGCTCCGACTACCTGCTCATCCTCCTGCAACTCACCCTCCTCTATCCCCTCCTGCGTTCCCTCTTCCGGCATCCCCTCACCCTCCCCAGCCTCGCCCTACTGCAAGGGTTAGTCTTTATCGGGGTTCACGGTCTCCTCTGGACACAAACCCATCCCGCCTCTGCCCAGGCCCTAACCATCCTCACCACCCTTCAACGCCCCCTGATCCTCTACTGGCTGCTTTACCTCGGCCTCGGCCATTTTTGCTACACCCATTGGGATCAACTGCTCACCTGGTCCCGTCGCCTCACGCCACAGATTAAAATTGCAGGGCTGTTGGGGTATGCGATCGCCGCCAGCCTAGAATTCTACCTCCTCACTCAACCCGGCTTTGCCAACCTCTACCCCTTTGAATACGCCCTGATCACCGCCAGCCTCAGTCCTCTGCTGCTCCTCCTCTGTTGCCTCAACCTCACCCCCCATTCCCTCCCCCCCTGGGCCGTCACCCTCATCCGCCAACTTTCCCGGTATAGCCTCGGCATTTACTGCATTAATGGCATTGGGAATAAATTTTTTTCAGTGCTAGCACGCCCTCTCTTCGCAGAACTCAGCCTCAACCTGTGGCAAGTCTCCCTCATTCGTTTTGGGGGGTGGTTGATCCTCTTGAGTCTGTCCTACTGGCTCGCCATTGGCCTGGCCCACTGGGGCTGCAAACCGGTGGTTCAATAA